The DNA window AGAGCAACCCCTCACCTCACTCGGTCAACACCAACGCGGAGATTCTGCTGCACTCTAATAACCCCGTCCTCACCGAATCCCCGTAGGAGCGGAATCGCAGATAAACAACCTCAAAATCGAACCAAAGAGCAACCTCTCACCTCACTCGGTCAACACCAACGCGGAGATTCTGCTGCACTCTAAAAACCCCGTCCTCACCGAATCCCCGTAGGAGCGGAATCGCAGATAAACAACCTCAAAATCGAACCAAAGTAGGGAAGACAACCACGCCCCGCCCGCGCAACCCCTCACCCCACCCGATCACCACCAACTGGAACGCAAGCAAGCAGATTCTAGTGCATTCTAGAGTAAGGGAAGGAACTTACGGTTACAGCTCGGGTCCGTACTCCTCTGCTCTGCGCGAATGGCTACTCCTGGGCTCCGCCCCGCTCTGCTTGGAGGGCTTGGGGGTTTTAATGGGGTCAGGATGTGGAGAAGGGGGTCGCGCAAAGTTTGGAGGATGGACACACCAAGACACGCACACCCCTCGTGATTACAAAAGCATTTCCCGAACCGGTGGGGCCAATGAATCAGATAAAAATGATTAATTAATAGAAAAGGACTGATTTTAACCTCAGAATTAAAAAACCGAAGCGCCATTGTTTAATAATCTCTATAATTTTACAACTAATTAATTGTAAATCAGCAAAATATGAAATGTTTTTTTCCTAAAAATGCAAAATATTTatttgtgctgtgtttagaGTTATTTGGATCCTATTTGATCATGTTCCTAGCAATCCTAGTTAAACTTAATAGGCATGACTGCAAGCAATAAAACATTAGTGGTAGGAACGAAGAGGATCtaaataaattcaaatagaGCATAATATGTTTTAAGTAGCGGAATTAAATATTTAATGGCAGGATTTTTAAACCGCTATTAGCGCCGCTATAGCCCGCTATTACATGCTATAGTGTGCTATTTTATAGGGTTGTGGTCACAGCGGCAACTCCACGAAACCTTTATAGCGCCGTTATAGCCCGCAATTTAAAACATTATGCATAACATGTACAttgaaatttcaaaaatatcataccctagttgcatatatTTATGACTACAACTGACTTAGTTATGAATTTTAGAGATAAAACCAGATTTTATTTCTTCTAGAAAATGAAAAGTCCAACTATAAAATCAGCTAGACCAAATTTGTCTGATTTTATTATTTCAACACTTACAATGTTGGATTGCACTCGGTATCCGTTTAAAGTTCATGGTTGAAAATAGGATcatttctttaatttttttttttgccattcCCTCGGATGTTAACTCCCCCGTTGCAATACATCCGGGCTGACGTTTCTGTTTGCTATCTGGCCCCATAACTTCATTTTTCAATTCTCGTCATTAGTCGTCACCTGCTAATCTTCCCGTAGACTTTTGTTCATTTTGTTCGGCCTTTTCTATGCGGCACAAGCTGCACCAAATGGCCAAAGTACCCTTAAATTCTTTCCTCTATAGTTACTATGATGGTCGGCGCGCTAACGCCGCGCCCGCAGTGAAAGCGCGTATAGCCTGTGTTATCAGAGTTTAGCGTAGCATAATATGGGCAGCACATAGCCTTTACGAAAAACAGTAGATAATCTCATCAATGATCTATGCACATGCACGCAGATGACATCGATTCTATTGTCATGTCAGGAGCAGTCATAGCTCTCTGCATTTTGGACAAGATTCTAATATTGAAGATACTACAGGTGCCAGTTCTGGGCACTTTGCTTGGCATTGCCAATTGCTGTCTGCCAAACTAGACAAAATGCATTGGAGCTATGATAGTATATTACCGGCCACTGAATTAACATGCTCGCATAATCAGGTAGCCTAATACAAGAATGATTATGTAATGTTGTTGAACGTGCAAATACCAGATCTCACCTTACATTCTTCATCAGACCCAGTCACTGAAACATTTAATTAGATCAGGGAAGACGCTTTGCCTGTTGGGACCAATGTGATACACGGACTGTAAAGGTGTACATAGGCCATGACACCTTGACATTTGCGTGGTAGGAAATAACCTTGAGTGCTCATGTTGCCTGAATACAATTGAAGTGGTTGCACTCTTTATTAGCTCTTTGACAACATCACCAAAGAACACGAAGTTAACTCTAGGCATCTTTCCCAAAACCCTGAGGCCTGGTTCTTTGATAGTCATGTGATATTTGTAGAAGGGGAACCACAAGAATACAGCAACCATGGAAACCAAATCATGCAAGTCATGTAAAAAGTTTTGTCAATTTATTATGAGCGGCAATGTACATTGGTTCAGCATTTTGTGCAGGACATTGAGAGCATTTGTACCTGGCCTGCCTCCTTGTAAAGTAATATCTGGAAATGGAGTTACCTAATTAGTTTTTTTATATGTCAGCACATTACGGTTCACTTAATTTCATACCTAAAATTCTAAAACTGAATTTCTTCATAACTCTGCTCTTTAGAATAGCAATCCATGGAGGAAGATGGAGCAGCACAATCCTTATTTGGATCTGGTCGACCGCGGTCCATTTAAAAAATAAGCGTCCTCGTAGTTGGAAAACACGCTAACCATAGGGGAAAACTGTTCTGAATTAGACTATTGTCCGTGAGCCCTGAGACATCGTAAGATATCGATCATGATCGCTGACATGGCACTCAACACACGTATCTCTGAAGACCTAAAATCGGCGAACTTTCTCAACTCTTATTGGGCCACGTCGTCCAGCAACGGTATCCGTAGGATCTCGGGTATACCCAGCTGTCCAACCCAAGCTTCCATCGCTAGTTTTCGCGACCCTTCGCGGCTCGTCGGATGAGGCACGCCGTCGTGGATTTCCCCCGTCCTGTCTCCTCCTGCATGCCGTCTCAGCTAGCACGCAGGGGAACCAACAAGGCAACAACACCAGCACACAGAGACTCCATCCGGTGATTCTTTGCATACACTCCGGCCGGTGCTTAGCCAGCGACGTGAATGGAGACTGGCGGCGCCCTTCTCCAATTCACACGGGTCCTGCAAAGTATCCAAGATGGAAAGCGCTCAAGTGGATGAACAAGGGAGAGAAGCTAGAGTCGTGTGAGGATTTGGCCGGTAGACATCGACTCTCATGGAGTGTGCCTGTCTGTTCCTTTAGCGTTGCTCTCTCCTGATTCAATGAAGAAAGAAAGAGATCAACAGAGAAATGAGCTTCGCCACAAGCGAGGAGATGCGACCGCGACAGAGATATCGTGCGGCCCAGCAGCTCTGGCCAGCGACTTGCATGGGAAAAGAGAAGGGATACGGAGTAGCGGAGAGCCAAGCCCGCAGTTCCGAGTATTCAAGGTGTAGGTTTTATACTGCAACATGCACACTTCCTAGTGCTATAATGTGAGTTATTCAATTTCAGGCTAAGTGTTATGGCTCTGCGTGTGAACACAGATTCGATGTGTTGGAAAATTATTTCATCACCTTCTTTCTTCACTCCTATTTAATTACTAAATGACCTTAAAATATTTTCAAGCTTGGAAATGTGTGCTTTTGTATCATGCAGACAACCCATTTTAATTATATGTGCAGTTACATGTGCCATATAATTGAAGTTATTCACTGTCAAAGATGACTAAATATTATTAACTTAGATATCCATTCCAAAGTATATTAAGAGACTCTTTGCGGTTTTAAAAGGTTTTCTATGTAATCTGCTTCTGAAGTATATGATGACTATATAAGTAAAACTAACATGTATGATACCTTATATCTTGGTAACACATGTAGTTCATAATCTCTGACTTACTTTTTTCTGATGGTGCAAAAGGTGACCTAGCTTCACCCCACTCATTGAGGAGGGATCCGACTAAAATTATTACATATAATAGCATCAATACCACATTCTCAAACCTCATTTAACAAGGTATAAAACATACTTATTTGAGATTAGTTGTCGATTCTGAGCATGCAAACATGAACCACTAAGTCCCTACATTGTCTGTTTAATTATTATGTTATTTTTGAATTGAAATCAAATGAAAAAATCAGCCTAGAACTATGTTAAACTTTGTATCAGAATGCCAAAGAGAAATTAAAGTGGTACAATATACTAGCTATTAGGGAGGGTTCCACTAGATGAAGTTGACTAATATTGAAATATATTGTCTGGAAGaactaaaaaaataaaacatTTGATATTCATATGAAGAAAAGAACAATGATCCAATGCACTCTTTGAAACAAGAAAATTAATACCTTACTGAACCACTTACACCTCTGTTACGAGCTTAAGAGCCACTTAACCTTAGAAATAGCCGCGCCAAGTTTCTAGTGAAAACTAAATGCTGGCTCGGCCATCCggaaaaaaataaaatgaaTAGTGTTTGCAACCGCTCGAGCCTTCGAGAAACACTACTAAAAGGTCGTTTGGGAGTGCTCTGCGCGAGGGTGaagccggagctgaagcaggcATAGCTACTTTTTGAATCCGTCTGCTCCGCCTGCGTTAACGGCTCCTGCTCTCCCAGAATCTCCCGCAGATGCGCTTCACGGAGAGGTGCGTTTGGTGCGGCGCCGCACCAAACGGGCCCCAATCAGCAGGGCCGTGCCCATCGCCGGAGGAGCTCCGTGCCGTGCTGCCGTTTGGCACACCGATCTCCGGTCCGGCGGTCTGTCCATGGACCCGTATGGTGGTGGCGCTGGCACCCCGAACCCCCGAGTGCTCTGAAACACACGCGACGCGAGCGCAAGCCGGCTCGGGCGAGAGAACCTGAACAACGAAAACGCGAGCAGagccctccgccggccgcctccgcgGCGCGCGTTCAGGCCGAGCCGCGCACGGCCAAAAGCCCCAAACCCCTGGTGCAGGCGGACGCGCCCACCGAAAACACGCCGCCCCTTCCCCGCCTCCCCCTCCCTTCTCGTGCTCTCCCCGCCACGCCATCCTAGGAGCCAAAACGGCAGCGCTGTATCATCCGACGCCGCGGCCGATGGAGTTCGCCGCCGGGGCTCGGGTGGCCCCGCGCCCGGCGACCGCGGTTGGTTTTCTTCCCGCCCGCGACCGCCGGGTGGGCGGGGGAGCGATCGGGAttggctggccccgccgcgctGCCGCGCCGAAGCTCTCGCTGCCTCCCGCCGTCGCGAGacgagcggtctccgcggcgggaggaggaggccacCTGCTTCCCAGGTGCTTCGTCGCTCGCCCGGCAGGGGGCAGCGATGGTGGGTTCCGCCGCGAGGCTCCGGCGCGCGCGTCCCCGCCGGATGCCGCGGAGGGTGCAACTACTGCGCGGTGAGTCCGTAGCCCGGGCGATTCGGGATTACGCTGTTTGTGTGTTTCGTCACTAGCGTGGCGACTCTCCGAGTGATGCGTCTGCTTGTTTTGTGCGTGTTTATTGCGTTCTCAGAAATTCAGTCAGCGATCATGCTGAAGGAATTAGGAGGGAGCTCATGAATCTGGCCGTACCTGCCATAGTTGGGCAAGCAATCGATCCTGTGGCGCAGTTAATGGAGACAGCATATATTGGCCGCCTAGGTAAATTTCCCTTCCGCATCAGTTGCAAATAGGGCATTATCTTCAGCTGGGTCATTTTTTAGAGTGATGCTTGAATTCTGTAGTACATCAGTAGAAATGATCGCATTCCTTTCATTATCTACATTTGTTATTTGTCCGACCTCTAAATCTGGTAGGTCCTGTGGAATTGGCTTCAGCCGCTGTCGGTGTGTCAGTATTCAACATCATATCAAAGCTCTTCAACATACCCCTCCTAAGCATCACGACTTCATTCGTAGCTGAAGATGTGTCAAAACATGATTCTTCACAGCCTGCTTCAGGTACAGATGACAACTTATTGCTATGTGCTTAAGGATCATACATCGTTTAAAATTTGCAAGCTAACTTTCTGTACGGTGTTTGGCCACTTTTACCCTGCTTCAGGTACAGATGACAACTTATTGCTACGTGCTTAAGGATCATACATCGCTTAAAATGTGCAGCCTGTCTATCGGTCGGGCGAGTCGCATgatccttgtgtcgtgtgggtaaaaaaatacacccttgcaaggttaaattagtcaattcgaattgccgcgctctcggttacgAGCAAGCTCAATATCCAATAAATTCTTCGTAGAAATTTCGGTTGTGTTCGCTTATGGTGTATCTCCTCATGTTACGCCTTTCGGTCATGGTttaataaactaaaattttgaGGTGGTTGGGTAAGATAATAAAAATGCTAGAGAGCTAGGAGTTGAATTAGGAGCTCATCCTTATATAAATCACTTAAGCTAAAGCCTTCTTGTGAGTCTTCGTAtgcataatccttgattagtttATTCGCGTAAGtattgcgagtacctttgtacttaTGTTGCTTTGTTAaataagttgcaggtgagctggaagtggtgtttggccactTTTACCCCGCCGATCCCGGTGCGGGTGAGGAGTAGGCCGATGCGGTCTTGGTGGCGTCCTTTAGCAAGACGCCATCATTCCATCGCTTTTTATTTTATCCGCTGCGCATTCGTGTTGGGTGTCACATTAATCACTAAACTTTATGGTTCATGTACCTTTTCTAGTGATCCTTGTGAGACTAAGACTCGTATGTTGTGTTTGAACCTTAGTTTTAGATTTGGACCCTCCCTTTTAATTAAGTTTGTAATGACTAGATGTTAATCCTTGTTGATTAAAACTTGCTCTTTTGTGGTTCATTGGCAATGTATGCGATTGTAAACGGTACGTgtatatgcatgatcttggT is part of the Panicum hallii strain FIL2 chromosome 2, PHallii_v3.1, whole genome shotgun sequence genome and encodes:
- the LOC112880167 gene encoding uncharacterized protein LOC112880167 isoform X2 encodes the protein MEFAAGARVAPRPATAVGFLPARDRRVGGGAIGIGWPRRAAAPKLSLPPAVARRAVSAAGGGGHLLPRCFVARPAGGSDGGFRREAPARASPPDAAEGATTARNSVSDHAEGIRRELMNLAVPAIVGQAIDPVAQLMETAYIGRLGPVELASAAVGVSVFNIISKLFNIPLLSITTSFVAEDVSKHDSSQPASGELEVVFGHFYPADPGAGEE
- the LOC112880167 gene encoding uncharacterized protein LOC112880167 isoform X1; the protein is MEFAAGARVAPRPATAVGFLPARDRRVGGGAIGIGWPRRAAAPKLSLPPAVARRAVSAAGGGGHLLPRCFVARPAGGSDGGFRREAPARASPPDAAEGATTARNSVSDHAEGIRRELMNLAVPAIVGQAIDPVAQLMETAYIGRLGPVELASAAVGVSVFNIISKLFNIPLLSITTSFVAEDVSKHDSSQPASVAGELEVVFGHFYPADPGAGEE
- the LOC112880167 gene encoding uncharacterized protein LOC112880167 isoform X3 produces the protein MEFAAGARVAPRPATAVGFLPARDRRVGGGAIGIGWPRRAAAPKLSLPPAVARRAVSAAGGGGHLLPRCFVARPAGGSDGGFRREAPARASPPDAAEGATTARNSVSDHAEGIRRELMNLAVPAIVGQAIDPVAQLMETAYIGRLAAVGVSVFNIISKLFNIPLLSITTSFVAEDVSKHDSSQPASVAGELEVVFGHFYPADPGAGEE